Sequence from the Carassius gibelio isolate Cgi1373 ecotype wild population from Czech Republic chromosome A7, carGib1.2-hapl.c, whole genome shotgun sequence genome:
CGGCACAGCGCTACAAGGGGACTGATATGAGTTCAGCAGACTGGTCCTtcgcattttatatttaattatacacgTTTGTGCTGTTTGAGTGTTGGAGGCAGCAGACCCAAGATCAGCCTACTGCCACTTCATTAACCATGTTACATTCGCACAGAGACTGCTTCAAACACGTGTAAACAACTGCTTATCATTTGGTTTTCTTCGAGTGCATCAGATCAGAGTTTCTGGTTCAGATTAACAGATTCTTTACATGCAGGTTAACAACACAGTTAGAaaagttgattggtttgaagtaaACTGCTTTAGAACTATAAATTGtgggagtttttatttttgttggtaTGCCATTTAAGCAAATTATTTAGTTCTGAAACCCCTTTGTAAGATTCTTTACCACACAGGTTCTGAATATACCGTGCACTATAAAGAGCGGCTTCTTTTGTATTTAAAAGCCTTGTGGCATCACATTTACCCTAGgaaacttaattttaatgaacCGTAGTCAGTAAAGCATCTTTAAATCAACCAATCTTTCCAGTACTTGGCAAAAAATACTCTTTGCGCAGAAGATATTGGCCTTTTATTGTATGAAGAGATTATTTGAGTGAGTGTGAGCTTCAGAATAACTCTTGGGCTATTTGATTCACAATGTTGGCTGGTAATACATTAcatatgtttaaaaacaaaacaaacaaaaaaattgggtaacactttagaataatggtccattagttaatattagttaacatgatctaagcaagaacaatccttctacagcatttattaatcttagtttatgttaatttcaacatttactaatgcattatttaaatcaaaagttgtgcttgttaacatgtTAATGCACTATGAataagcatgaactaacaattaataactgtattttcaacattaaaaaaatatgaataaatacagtattaaatgcattgttcattgtttgttcattttaatgaattaacTGACACTAACTAATgtaccattattctaaagtgttaccaaaaatcgCATATACAAAAGTTTAGAGATAACACACCTCCATTCAAGTTACCCAAAACACCATTCTATGCATAAAAACCTCAAGTGGAAAGCGTGTCTGTTTAGTTCTGTTAGAGTCGTAATCTTTTAATGTCCTCGCTACGGAAATCTACCCTTAGAGCCAAGACCTGCCGAACTTCAGCAGGTGTCAGACGCCAAGTCAAAGGCCCAGAGTTGGGGCCCCAATAATCCAGGATCTCGGACACCTAAAGGAAGAAAAACCCAAACAAAATTCAAAACGACTCCAGTTTTCAGtgattaacattttaaaagacaGTCAAAAAGCCACACACCCTTTCTAAGTTGAGAATAGTTGCCATCTGTGTGAGTCGTGCAAACTTATCCCGGATGGTCCAGGAGGTGACCGAGGAGAGGTAGGCAACCAAAGCGCGCAGCTCCTTATCAAACTGTAATCCACCAAGCTGCGAACCAGAATGGAGAGGACAGTTAGGATGTCTGTGACTTTAAGCAAATATGCAGCTGTTCTTTTGTGCAGGGCATGTTTATATCTCACCCTGCTGAAGGTGCATTTGAACACAGTCTTCTCCAACTCCATAGCAATGAGGCTGGTCATCAGGCTAGTTAGAGTATCATAAATGACTGGTGACAGGCCCACCTACAGAGAGGCATCTTTAGAATTAGAATAGGTTTGTGTGAGCATGTCTTAAGTGGGTTAAAATGAATATACCTTAAACTCAGCCATGAGCTGCTCCAACTGTACAATGAGTTGTTGAACCCAAGGATCATTGGCTTCATACTCACTGAACTCTTCCTGcaaacaaaaacaccaaacatGGCTTAACTTATcctcaaacaaataaataaaaaaagtatttctattGCTATCATTGTCAACCGAAGTGCAGACAGATTTATTTCTACTCGTATCAGTAgaagtagtaatagtagtagacGGCAATGTTATACCTCTTCAATATTGTGTGAGACAGACAGGAAGCTGCTGATCCAGGGTTTTACTTGTGGCCTGATAGAGGTGTTATTAAGCTCCTGTAGACCCTCCTGTACATTTATAAACCATtaataaaaacagcacaaacatttAAGACGGATGATGTTGGCACATACATCCATTccaaagtttgggtcagtaagacaACTTtggattaaactgatcaaaagtgacagtaaaaccattcataatgttaaaaatgatttactttttaaataaatactcttTTTAACCTTTTCATATAACAATCCTGTAAAAAAGttccatggtttccacaaaaatattaagcagcacaactattttcaatattgataataatgtttcttgagcattaaattagaattaaagcatattagattgatttctgaaagatcatgagacactgaagactggcgtaaagacatctgaaaaatcagctttaccatcataggaataaattacattttaaactacattaaatgtataattcattttttagtttttaatatttcactgcttataaatcacaatgttgttactttacttttaaatacaatgaatgcagccttaaacttttgaatggaagtgtataTTTTCACTGACCTGGAGGAGGTCCTTGAATCTGCTGGAGGTGTTGACCAAATCAGATAGACAGCTGTCTATCTTAGCCTTCGCCTGATCTGAGCCCACTCCCTGACTGAATAACTTGGCACAATCactctgagacagacagaaagagaaagcagTTAATTGTATCAGTTTTTATTATCTGCTATGGTGGCTTGTAAGTTTCTATCTGCAACTGTaattgcatagaaaatatttcaaaatatctctttttgtgttccatggaaaaaaAGTCCCATGGTTTTGGGACAACATGATGGTGAGCAAATGAAAGAGTGCGTGATTCTGGTGGTTGGCtggaataataatacaaaaataaatcagagaGTCATATCACACGGACCTCTAGGTTCTTTTTCAGGGTGCTGATATTCTGACTGCAGACCTCCACATTATTGAGAGCCACCTGAGAACCAAACATatcattatttaagttttagaATTTTATACTACACAagagaaaacaaagcaaaaagtgaaactaaattgagactgtgtgtgtgtgtgtgtgtgagatagagataGAAAGACTTGATGCTGACCAAGTAGGCGCTCTTTGCCTGCTCCTGGCTCTCAATCCCAAGTGTTTGTGTAAGATTTGTTATCTTGCCATGCTGCAGGCTGCTCTGCATCAGACTGACCGCACTGCTGACCCCACGCTGCAGGTCCTGCAGAGCACTGACTGGATATCCAGCTCGCAGCTTACATACTAACACCTCTCTGCATTCAAGGACAGAAATGCAAACAGTatacagattattatttttatcttcaaCCACCACTTCAATAGtaacacaataacaacaaaacatactGAGGCTAATTCAATTTCCAAATTTGTGTTTCTACCTGAAGTCTGTCTCCAGGACGCTGGCTGCATGATTGATCATAGCACACACGCAGTCAGAGCTGTTGCTGGTGAGGGCTCGGCTGATACATTTCTTCACAATGTAGAAAACATCGTCCACCATGCTGGAGCTCAGCTGACCCACCTCAGCTGTGTCCATTGCAACTGCCTATAAGGTCATATTAATCATCCTATGAGTACATGGGTTCTACCAAAAAATGTATCTGCAATTTAACAATACAGGCAGACAATTAGAAAATGTAGGATGGTACACTATTGTGACGAGTGCGGCGGGGCTGAGAgacgtgggaacggagcgaggccggtggagtgatttggaaatgagcgacacctgctccacccaccggtctcgagtcccacagaggagattggaaggatacaaaagaggagcgagaACAgtaaaggacgagagaggaccaggcctgggctttattttgtgtttggtttagttTGTGTGCGACAGCCCCTCGCAGATGactgttttgtgttgattttatcattaaagtttgatttaaatgtcGTTTTGAATGAAAGTGTAGATGTGTTTGACAATAGTTCTGATATCTCTGATTCAGGTGTAATGTACATTCACACATGATATCAGCATTAAGTTATTGACTGTATGTGTGTCACACCTTGTTGACAGACTCTCTCATGTAATACTCCTCCATGGGAATGTAATAACCAATCAGCTCCTGCATAGCGCGGCTCAGCTGGCAGTTCTTCAGTAACTGTTCTAAACTCTTCTGATGctctagaaaacaaaacaaacaatcaaacattAACAATGCCAGCAGAAGATACCAAATCCTCATAGTGATGAGTATTAACTTACATTAATCAGCATATTTGACACATGCCCAGTTTGTATAGCCTAGTTAGTTACATATACATCTGTTTAACAGGCAACGGTGGGGAGAACTTGGATTAGGAAACACTGTGGCTTAATGTGCAATGGCATGTGTGCAAACTGCTAGGCTACAGCTAATGACAGTTTTGTACTTTATAAATATAGTTTCATACAGAGTACTTTCATATTGCGTGAAAAGTTAAGTGTTACCTTGTATAACCATTTCATCTGCCATTGCATCTGCAACCTCAAAGTCAGCCACTATACGCCGCCTCAAGAATCGAAAGTAAAGCTCGGCTCTTGAGTTCATTAAAGTAACCTCACATAAAACGGGATCCAGGTCTCTAGATTAAACACACGACAACAAATAAAACACCATATATTCACAAGATAAAATGAAAAACTACTAAAACATGCAGCACCTGGGCTCAGTCTTTTCTGTAGGCATGCCCCTCATCATGCTGCTCTGGATAACCTGAAACTGTTGCATAAAAAAGTCAAATGTATGCATCATGTTTATAAATACATCAAAGCACACTTTGATCATGGTGCAAACATTAAGCATTAGAACATATACACAATAGTACAGAATACAGTGAAGACACTACACACCTTATTGTTGTAATCTCTCTGTTGGACGAATTTGTCCACTATTTTCTGAGCCTGTTTATCACACTCTTTTTGAAGATGTGCAAGGAGTGTGTGTAGTCGGCCTGGTCCATAGTATGTTTCCACTATGGGCTGATGGGTTTCAACAATGCGTGCAATACCTAACAGGTACAGACCAAGGCTGGTTGATCTCGGCTTAAACATTCAAATATTGACAAGTTAAACAGCGATGCATCTGCTCCTACCTTCAAGAAGCAGTGTGAGAGTGTCAGCAAAAATGACCGGTGCTCTGCGTTCGCCGAGATCAGAGCCAACAGCAAGGAGCAAGTTCTCTTCTGCCTTACTGGccaactgaaagaaaacaagcaaATGAGGTTGTAATATTAGAACAAAAGTAACTAAACCAAAGCATTCTCAACAGATTTCAATGGTCATGTAAGGGTAGGGACACACCAAACTGAGGCCAAAGAACTAGCATATTGCCAGCGTTGGGACAAAAAACTTTGCACTAGAACACACCAGACAGACTACAGCTGACAGCCAACTAGTGTGTGCGCTCTGCACTTGATTGAGTAAATGCAACTCTCCCATACCAGTAGGTGACAGTAGTCTGTATTCAAACAGGGAAACAGGAAGAGCTAGAACTGTGCATTTACAAAGCAAGCCGCGCTTGCTTTTTCCATTGTTTACACCATGCTCATTACTGACCGATTTGTGTAGCTTTTTTCAATCATGTCTGCTAAGTTGCAAATGGCACTGGCATTGTCAGCCCTTGGTCTTCTTCCAACAATGGTGAactcttatatatataaaaaaaaaaaaaaaaaaaagccgacCGATGCCCAAAAACCTTGGTGTGTCCCAGGCTTAAGGCAGACATACACAATGCCCCTACCTGACTGCAAAGGTATTGAGCAAAGCGTGCAAGTCCCTGCTCATGAAGTCCCAGTAATGGAAGGATCTTGAAAAAGC
This genomic interval carries:
- the LOC128017012 gene encoding conserved oligomeric Golgi complex subunit 4 → MDEVGSSSLRCGGPAGLSAVQSDTIEGLTELDDLERVYAQLCAEEAEVQMELGALMGQQSNIETKMLSLQRMGPNLQLIEGDAVQLSGMINFTCSLAENVSSKVRQLDLTKKRLYQAIQRADDILDLKFCTDGVQTALRNQDYEQAAAHIHRYLSLDQSVIELSKQGGEGSAVEASLALLQEAERNLKALVTTRLEEAVATGDLPQVERFFKILPLLGLHEQGLARFAQYLCSQLASKAEENLLLAVGSDLGERRAPVIFADTLTLLLEGIARIVETHQPIVETYYGPGRLHTLLAHLQKECDKQAQKIVDKFVQQRDYNNKFQVIQSSMMRGMPTEKTEPRDLDPVLCEVTLMNSRAELYFRFLRRRIVADFEVADAMADEMVIQEHQKSLEQLLKNCQLSRAMQELIGYYIPMEEYYMRESVNKAVAMDTAEVGQLSSSMVDDVFYIVKKCISRALTSNSSDCVCAMINHAASVLETDFREVLVCKLRAGYPVSALQDLQRGVSSAVSLMQSSLQHGKITNLTQTLGIESQEQAKSAYLVALNNVEVCSQNISTLKKNLESDCAKLFSQGVGSDQAKAKIDSCLSDLVNTSSRFKDLLQEGLQELNNTSIRPQVKPWISSFLSVSHNIEEEEFSEYEANDPWVQQLIVQLEQLMAEFKVGLSPVIYDTLTSLMTSLIAMELEKTVFKCTFSRLGGLQFDKELRALVAYLSSVTSWTIRDKFARLTQMATILNLERVSEILDYWGPNSGPLTWRLTPAEVRQVLALRVDFRSEDIKRLRL